ACTCTTATGCGCCTGGCTGCCAAAGAGGCCGGTTTTGATGAAATGATCGGACTTTTGAATGGGCCGACAGCGATAGCGGTATCAAATACTGATCCTAATATTCCGACTAAGATTCTATTCGACGCCAAAAGAGAATTCGACAACGTCAAAAAACCGGAAATCAGGGCATTATTTATAGATAAGCAGCTTTATGACGGCCAGGCTGCCGAAAGAATCGCAAAGCTGCCATCTCGTGAAATTTTGCTTTCTCAATTGATATCTGCGATTGAGGGACCAATATCGGAATTTGTGGGAACTATTGACGGAATAATGCGTGAATTGGTTGGCACAATAGACGCGCTGGCCAGGAAAAAAGGTGAAGATTAATAAATAGCTATAAATCGGCCACAATCGCTGCCGGGAAATAAGACTCGGTTTTGTCGAATTGTGTCGGGAACCAAATAGCTTTGTAAATGTTAAAGCGAAAGGGTATTACAGTGTCAGAGAACAAAACAATAGCGGCGATCGTTGAGAAGATTGAGAATTTAACGGTGCTCGAGTTGGCTGATCTTTCGAAGGAACTCCAGGATAAATTTGGTGTGACGGCAGCGGCCCCGGTTGCTGTCGCTGCGGTTCCGGCTGCCGGTGGTGAAGCTGTGGCCGAGGAAAAGACTGAGTTCGATGTGGAATTGCAGTCCGCCGGAGATAAAAAGATTCAGGTAATTAAGGTTGTGCGCGAATTAACCAGCCTGGGGCTAAAAGAAGCCAAAGCATTGGTTGATAACGCTCCCAATATGGTTAAAGAAGGCGTCACTAAAGAAGAGGCCGAGGCGGTACGCGACAAGCTTCAGGACGTTGGCGCCCAGGTTGAAATTAAGTAATGAATCCCGCCCATTCGGGCGGGATTACCTACCATTGCTATTCTTCCACAGGGGAGAATGGCATTTACTGAGTTGGTTGAGAGGGTACCTGAGGTTCAGAAAGGCTCTAGAAAAATTAGAGACATAATGCAAAAAAAAACGGCTTTCAGGTATTTACATAACGGAATTTCCATCCTTGCTGAAATGCGGTTAACGGTTTAACCGTATTAGGGGATGGTTATATTTTTTCGGGGAGGTACTCCG
This window of the Candidatus Zixiibacteriota bacterium genome carries:
- the rplL gene encoding 50S ribosomal protein L7/L12; amino-acid sequence: MLKRKGITVSENKTIAAIVEKIENLTVLELADLSKELQDKFGVTAAAPVAVAAVPAAGGEAVAEEKTEFDVELQSAGDKKIQVIKVVRELTSLGLKEAKALVDNAPNMVKEGVTKEEAEAVRDKLQDVGAQVEIK
- the rplJ gene encoding 50S ribosomal protein L10 — its product is MPTQAKIDKVAALKEQLAEANNIIITDYMGLDVAQMTKMRRDLREQGVTFFISKNTLMRLAAKEAGFDEMIGLLNGPTAIAVSNTDPNIPTKILFDAKREFDNVKKPEIRALFIDKQLYDGQAAERIAKLPSREILLSQLISAIEGPISEFVGTIDGIMRELVGTIDALARKKGED